In one Microbacterium invictum genomic region, the following are encoded:
- a CDS encoding ABC transporter permease translates to MDTIPGSSAVIPTPTPTQPPAAARRSSSLRSARRARTFRKVALGALGIAGFLVTWQLIPTLGLLDPRFFPPPTEVLARLAADLRDLEFWRNIGRTMTAWAIGLAIATVLAVVLGTIIGLVPFLRKATHTTVEFLRPIPSVALIPLAILVFGLRIEAALVIVVYASFWQIFVQVLYGVADVDAVARDTAKSFRLPRAERIRYLILPTALPYLMTGLRLGAAVALILAVTAELTIGNPGLGRAIVVAQSAGDYVRVYALVIVTGILGLIINLVFRVIERRSLSWHQSVRGEEVL, encoded by the coding sequence ATGGACACCATTCCCGGATCGTCGGCCGTGATACCGACACCGACTCCCACGCAGCCGCCAGCGGCCGCACGGCGGTCGTCGTCCCTGCGCTCGGCCCGTCGGGCCCGCACCTTCCGCAAGGTCGCCCTCGGAGCGCTCGGCATCGCCGGGTTCCTCGTCACCTGGCAGCTGATCCCCACCCTGGGGTTGCTCGACCCGCGCTTCTTCCCGCCGCCCACCGAGGTGCTCGCGCGCCTGGCCGCAGACCTTCGCGACCTGGAGTTCTGGCGTAACATCGGCCGCACGATGACCGCCTGGGCCATAGGCCTCGCCATCGCCACGGTGCTCGCCGTCGTCCTCGGCACGATCATCGGACTCGTCCCGTTCCTGCGCAAGGCCACCCACACCACGGTGGAGTTCCTCCGGCCGATCCCCTCGGTCGCCCTCATCCCGCTCGCGATCCTCGTGTTCGGCCTCCGCATCGAGGCGGCGCTGGTGATCGTCGTCTACGCCAGCTTCTGGCAGATCTTCGTGCAGGTGCTCTACGGCGTCGCCGACGTCGACGCCGTCGCCCGCGACACGGCCAAGAGCTTCCGGCTGCCTCGCGCCGAGCGCATCCGCTATCTCATCCTCCCGACAGCGCTCCCCTACCTCATGACGGGCCTCCGCCTGGGTGCGGCGGTCGCGTTGATCCTCGCCGTCACCGCCGAGTTGACCATCGGAAACCCAGGACTCGGTCGCGCGATCGTCGTCGCGCAGTCTGCGGGCGACTACGTGCGTGTCTACGCCCTGGTCATCGTCACCGGCATCCTCGGCCTCATCATCAATCTCGTCTTCCGGGTCATCGAGCGCCGCTCGCTCTCGTGGCACCAGTCGGTGCGAGGGGAGGAAGTGCTGTGA
- a CDS encoding ABC transporter substrate-binding protein has translation MKKRLAAFGLMAVAALALAGCTDSAAGPTADPSDSADAGGTTEEVRDVRVAALPIAESGALWAAIDEGIFEEYGLNVEVVPAQGGAQAIPALLSGDIDFAIGQPFGPIRADLQDLGVVIFSNYASSLASGEDVNAVVALGDAGIAGPADLAGKRVAVNSLGAAGDLTIRKAVDDAGGDSSTIEFVEVAFPDAQAQLEAGNIDAAWVPDPFRGIVVGGGGVEVVAPYQATIPGLTVLTNFTTQAKIDEDPELVADYAAAMADALEFASQNEDAVRAAIATNLEIPEEAAAGIVLPDFTADLGSAGIEDLAALAVEYGYIDAEPDFSRLIQQQ, from the coding sequence ATGAAGAAGAGGCTCGCCGCATTCGGCCTGATGGCCGTAGCCGCACTCGCCCTCGCCGGTTGCACCGACTCCGCAGCCGGCCCCACCGCCGACCCGAGCGACAGTGCGGACGCCGGCGGCACGACAGAGGAGGTCCGCGACGTCCGCGTGGCCGCCCTCCCCATCGCAGAATCCGGGGCCCTCTGGGCGGCGATCGACGAGGGGATCTTCGAGGAGTACGGGCTGAACGTCGAGGTCGTGCCCGCCCAGGGCGGCGCCCAGGCCATCCCCGCGCTCCTGAGCGGCGACATCGACTTCGCGATCGGTCAGCCCTTCGGACCCATCCGCGCCGACCTGCAGGACCTCGGCGTCGTGATCTTCAGCAACTACGCCTCGTCGCTCGCCTCGGGCGAGGACGTCAACGCCGTCGTCGCCCTCGGCGACGCGGGCATCGCCGGCCCGGCGGACCTCGCCGGCAAGCGCGTGGCGGTCAACAGCCTCGGCGCCGCCGGCGACCTCACCATCCGCAAGGCCGTCGACGACGCCGGCGGCGACTCGTCGACCATCGAGTTCGTCGAGGTCGCCTTCCCCGACGCGCAGGCCCAGCTCGAGGCCGGCAACATCGACGCAGCCTGGGTGCCCGACCCGTTCCGCGGCATCGTCGTCGGTGGCGGCGGAGTCGAGGTCGTGGCTCCCTACCAGGCGACCATCCCGGGCCTGACGGTGCTGACCAACTTCACCACGCAGGCCAAGATCGACGAAGACCCCGAGCTCGTCGCCGATTACGCCGCGGCCATGGCCGACGCGCTGGAGTTCGCCTCGCAGAACGAGGACGCCGTCCGCGCCGCCATCGCGACGAACCTCGAGATCCCCGAAGAGGCTGCGGCCGGCATCGTGCTGCCGGACTTCACCGCCGACCTCGGCAGCGCCGGCATCGAGGACCTCGCCGCCCTCGCGGTCGAATACGGCTACATCGACGCCGAGCCGGACTTCTCGCGCCTCATCCAGCAGCAGTAG
- a CDS encoding methylenetetrahydrofolate reductase gives MTGKDIPGLQEAQDSIPAGTKVNVTFLGNEDLEMRVAASKAVKDAGFIPVPHISARRLKSAEQLQEFLARLQEVGASEHVFSVGGDPAEPEGPYEDSLSVIRSGILQQYGVKEVSIAGYPEGHPDIADDILWRHLEDKIAALSEQGLDAVILTQFAFDTDPVMAWIQEVRRRGITAEIRIGTPGPAGIKRLLGFARRFGIGANAMIVKKYGFSLTNLMGTAGPDRFVTDLADLLAQNGTLGGVRLHFYTFGGLRATSEWVRDFRAPQS, from the coding sequence ATGACGGGGAAGGACATCCCCGGCCTCCAGGAGGCGCAGGACTCGATCCCGGCCGGCACGAAGGTGAATGTGACCTTCCTCGGGAACGAGGATCTCGAGATGCGGGTGGCCGCATCCAAGGCCGTGAAGGATGCCGGTTTCATCCCCGTTCCGCACATCTCGGCGCGGCGGCTGAAGTCCGCCGAGCAGCTGCAGGAGTTCCTCGCCCGCCTTCAGGAGGTCGGGGCCAGCGAGCACGTCTTCTCCGTCGGCGGCGACCCGGCCGAACCCGAGGGCCCCTACGAGGACTCGCTGTCGGTCATCCGCTCGGGCATCCTTCAGCAGTACGGCGTGAAGGAGGTCAGCATCGCGGGCTATCCCGAGGGCCACCCCGACATCGCCGACGACATCCTGTGGCGCCACCTCGAGGACAAGATCGCCGCACTCTCGGAACAGGGCCTGGACGCGGTCATCCTCACCCAGTTCGCCTTTGACACCGACCCGGTGATGGCTTGGATCCAGGAGGTCCGCCGCCGCGGGATCACTGCCGAGATCCGTATCGGCACGCCCGGCCCCGCCGGCATCAAGCGCCTGCTCGGCTTCGCGCGCCGCTTCGGCATCGGCGCGAACGCCATGATCGTGAAGAAGTACGGCTTCTCGCTGACGAACCTCATGGGCACCGCGGGCCCTGACCGCTTCGTGACCGACCTCGCAGACCTGCTGGCGCAGAACGGCACGCTCGGCGGTGTCAGACTGCACTTCTACACATTCGGCGGCCTGCGCGCGACCTCGGAGTGGGTGCGCGATTTCCGCGCCCCGCAATCCTGA
- the purU gene encoding formyltetrahydrofolate deformylase: MTLHTDARRNHACLIVHGPDQPGIVAAVSALIARNEGNIVTLDQYSDNPQGGEFFQRVVFHRADLTATMPAIEADLEKTLGPLGMTWVLTDQSVPKRMAILASTSDHCLLELLWRHRRGELPVTIPMVISNHTNTAEDVRSFGIPFVHVHSQGPDKSAAEAEILKLLDGNVDFVVLARYMQILSEDFLAKIGVPVINIHHSFLPAFIGAAPYKKAKERGVKLIGATSHYVTADLDEGPIIEQDVARVDHRMTAADLQARGAYVERAVLSRAVQWHAEDRVIRHGNHTIVFSDRP; this comes from the coding sequence ATGACGCTGCACACCGATGCCCGGCGCAATCACGCCTGCCTGATCGTCCACGGCCCCGACCAGCCCGGGATCGTCGCGGCCGTGTCCGCGCTGATCGCGCGCAACGAGGGCAACATCGTCACCCTCGACCAGTACTCCGACAACCCGCAGGGCGGGGAGTTCTTCCAGCGGGTGGTGTTCCATCGCGCCGACCTCACCGCGACGATGCCGGCGATCGAGGCCGACCTGGAGAAGACGCTCGGGCCGCTCGGCATGACGTGGGTGCTCACCGACCAGTCGGTGCCCAAGCGCATGGCGATCCTCGCCTCGACGAGCGACCACTGCCTGCTGGAGCTGCTGTGGCGTCACCGCCGCGGCGAGCTTCCCGTCACCATCCCGATGGTCATCTCCAACCACACCAACACGGCGGAGGACGTCCGCTCGTTCGGGATCCCGTTCGTGCACGTGCACTCGCAGGGGCCGGACAAGTCCGCCGCCGAGGCGGAGATCCTCAAGCTCCTCGACGGCAACGTCGACTTCGTGGTGCTCGCCCGCTACATGCAGATCCTCTCCGAGGACTTCCTCGCGAAGATCGGCGTGCCGGTCATCAACATCCACCACTCCTTCCTCCCCGCCTTCATCGGGGCAGCCCCGTACAAGAAGGCCAAGGAGCGAGGCGTCAAGCTCATCGGCGCGACGAGCCACTACGTCACCGCCGACCTCGACGAGGGCCCGATCATCGAGCAGGACGTCGCCCGCGTCGATCATCGGATGACCGCCGCCGATCTCCAGGCCCGTGGCGCCTACGTCGAGCGCGCCGTGCTCTCGCGCGCCGTGCAGTGGCACGCCGAAGATCGCGTCATCCGTCACGGCAACCACACGATCGTCTTCAGCGACCGCCCCTGA
- the ligM gene encoding vanillate/3-O-methylgallate O-demethylase, producing the protein MAENLQALLDEKGSPVELLRNSQIGSYIYPVVPADFQNWIKEQKAWRDTAVLYDQSHHMDNVFLRGSDAINLIRDTAINSVEVFPVNRAKQYVPTTASGHVIGDGILFHEEEDQYVYVGRAPASNWLMFHGETGGYKNLEIEVDRRSPSRPYGDAVSRRYYRFQIQGPAAWKVIEKLNGGPLEQLRFFAMSTMNIEGMNVRTLRHGMAGAPGLEIWGPYADHHRVRDIIVEAGAEFGLVPVGSRAYPSNTLESGWIPSPLPAIYTGEEERAYREWLGVDSYEATGTLAGSFVSDDIEDYYLTPWELGYGSFVKFDHDFIGRDALEKIDPATQRKKVTLAWNAEDLGRVWSSLLDVDGPSYKFFDLPLANYGSANYDSVVDADGTVVGFSMFTGYSANEKRGLSLGTVDPDVPEGTELKVVWGEPNGGSSKASVEPHEQTEVRVVVSPVPYSTVARQTYQGGWRTGYKND; encoded by the coding sequence ATGGCAGAGAATCTGCAAGCCCTGCTGGACGAGAAGGGAAGCCCGGTCGAGTTGCTCCGCAACTCCCAGATCGGCTCCTACATCTACCCCGTCGTGCCCGCTGACTTCCAGAACTGGATCAAGGAGCAGAAGGCCTGGCGCGACACCGCGGTCCTGTACGACCAGTCGCACCACATGGACAATGTGTTCCTCCGCGGCTCGGACGCGATCAACCTGATCCGCGACACCGCGATCAACTCGGTCGAGGTCTTCCCCGTCAACCGCGCCAAGCAGTACGTGCCGACCACCGCGTCGGGCCACGTCATCGGCGACGGCATCCTCTTCCACGAGGAGGAGGACCAGTACGTCTACGTCGGCCGCGCGCCGGCGTCGAACTGGCTGATGTTCCACGGTGAGACCGGCGGCTACAAGAACCTCGAGATCGAGGTCGACCGCCGCTCGCCGTCGCGCCCCTACGGCGACGCGGTCTCGCGCCGCTACTACCGCTTCCAGATCCAGGGCCCCGCGGCCTGGAAGGTCATCGAGAAGCTCAACGGCGGCCCCCTCGAGCAGTTGCGGTTCTTCGCGATGTCGACGATGAACATCGAGGGCATGAACGTCCGCACGCTCCGCCACGGCATGGCGGGCGCTCCGGGTCTGGAGATCTGGGGCCCCTACGCCGACCACCACCGCGTCCGCGACATCATCGTCGAGGCCGGCGCCGAGTTCGGCCTGGTGCCGGTGGGTTCGCGCGCCTACCCCTCGAACACGCTCGAGTCGGGCTGGATCCCCTCTCCCCTCCCCGCCATCTACACCGGCGAAGAGGAGCGCGCGTACCGCGAGTGGCTCGGCGTCGACAGCTACGAGGCGACCGGGACGCTCGCCGGCTCGTTCGTGTCGGATGACATCGAGGACTACTACCTCACCCCGTGGGAGCTCGGCTACGGCTCGTTCGTGAAGTTCGACCACGACTTCATCGGGCGTGACGCGCTGGAGAAGATCGACCCCGCCACTCAGCGCAAGAAGGTCACGCTGGCCTGGAACGCCGAGGACCTCGGCCGGGTGTGGTCGTCGCTCCTGGACGTCGACGGCCCGAGCTACAAGTTCTTCGACCTGCCGCTGGCCAACTACGGCTCGGCGAACTACGACTCGGTCGTGGACGCCGACGGCACCGTCGTCGGGTTCTCGATGTTCACCGGGTACAGCGCCAACGAGAAGCGCGGCCTGTCGCTCGGCACCGTCGACCCCGACGTGCCCGAGGGCACCGAGCTGAAGGTCGTCTGGGGCGAGCCGAACGGCGGCTCGTCGAAGGCGTCGGTAGAGCCGCACGAGCAGACCGAGGTCCGCGTCGTGGTCTCGCCGGTCCCGTACTCCACGGTGGCCCGCCAGACCTACCAGGGCGGATGGCGCACCGGATACAAGAACGACTGA
- a CDS encoding PadR family transcriptional regulator, translating into MSLRYALLAILRVGALSGYDLQKQFSLSVGHVWHAPDSQIYPELRKMEQEGLVEAEEQTRGERGRRRLYHVTDAGDRAFLDWMAAPLDYQRVRDPAHLRAAYLETTTPEAAREFLARHITVWSAELAQWEGELARIDALSNPMLVRRLAVTAEEDRERTIAYKRFAYEGLVERARGEIEWARRGLDLVDRVS; encoded by the coding sequence ATGAGTCTGCGATACGCACTGCTGGCGATCCTCCGGGTCGGCGCGCTCTCGGGGTACGACCTGCAGAAGCAGTTCTCGCTCTCGGTGGGCCACGTCTGGCATGCCCCCGATTCTCAGATCTATCCCGAGCTGCGCAAGATGGAGCAGGAGGGTCTGGTCGAGGCCGAGGAGCAGACCCGCGGCGAGCGCGGCCGGCGTCGGCTCTACCACGTGACGGATGCCGGCGATCGGGCGTTCCTCGACTGGATGGCGGCACCGCTGGACTACCAGCGGGTTCGCGATCCCGCCCATCTTCGCGCCGCATACCTCGAGACCACCACGCCCGAGGCGGCGCGGGAGTTCCTCGCCCGGCACATCACCGTCTGGTCGGCCGAGCTGGCGCAGTGGGAGGGGGAGCTGGCGCGGATCGACGCCCTCAGCAACCCGATGCTCGTCCGACGCCTCGCGGTCACCGCCGAGGAGGACCGCGAGCGCACCATCGCGTACAAGCGATTCGCCTATGAGGGGCTCGTGGAGCGGGCTCGCGGCGAGATCGAGTGGGCCCGCCGTGGGCTCGACCTCGTCGATCGGGTGAGCTAG
- a CDS encoding GntR family transcriptional regulator, with protein sequence MTDADVLDDAPARPDLTQRIRDAILSAEFAPHQRLIEADLSERFDASRASVRNALLNLAGEGLVERLPNRGARVRAISVDEAVEIVEVRVGLESLCARKAAENLSPAGEAELRAIRDGIEEAIATGNLVEYARLNQEMDRCLREESGHVTATQLLERLRAQSARHQFRLAFHPGRASQSAPEHIAIIDAVLSRDPDAAEAATRAHLNGIVGVLRALG encoded by the coding sequence ATGACCGACGCAGACGTTCTGGATGACGCGCCCGCGCGCCCCGACCTCACGCAGCGCATCCGCGACGCGATCCTGAGCGCGGAGTTCGCCCCCCACCAGCGACTCATCGAAGCAGACCTCAGCGAACGCTTCGACGCGTCGCGCGCCTCGGTGCGCAACGCCCTGTTGAACCTGGCCGGTGAGGGCCTCGTGGAACGCCTGCCGAACCGGGGCGCACGCGTGCGGGCCATCAGCGTCGACGAGGCCGTCGAGATCGTCGAGGTGCGCGTGGGGCTGGAATCGCTGTGCGCCCGCAAGGCCGCCGAGAACCTCTCGCCCGCCGGCGAGGCCGAACTCCGCGCCATCCGCGACGGCATCGAGGAGGCGATCGCGACCGGGAACCTCGTGGAGTACGCGCGCCTCAACCAGGAGATGGACCGGTGCCTGCGCGAGGAGAGCGGCCACGTCACCGCGACGCAGCTGCTCGAGCGGCTGCGCGCCCAGTCGGCGAGGCACCAGTTCCGCCTCGCGTTCCACCCGGGGCGGGCGTCGCAGTCGGCGCCGGAGCACATCGCGATCATCGACGCCGTTCTCTCCCGCGACCCCGACGCGGCCGAGGCCGCGACCCGGGCCCACCTGAACGGCATCGTCGGCGTGCTGCGCGCGCTCGGCTGA
- a CDS encoding ABC transporter substrate-binding protein, with translation MSEFHTKTWGRRARVTTVVAGIGILALVATGCARGANTGGGDASGDAVAASPGITDDSITLGITTPLSGPTAGPGTCTVAGIEAYFGAANAAGGIEFGDGNTRTVEIEALDDAYDPQQAAANFEQLKDSVFAMTSGLGTPTNRAWREAAIDDEVPQVLIMTGDPLFSNTQESPWQLGFVPIYQNEGAAFGELLAASGEDHKVAILAQNDDYGEGYVEGFKEAIEGADNVEIVEELTYEATDTSVDAQLTELAASGADVFFNAMSITPLVISSLQKAQELGWLPSWFLPSNTSSPTAILEPGGATAFPGVYSVSFAKAPASPAFAEDEDVQDFLTNLAEYADYPDMPAFPHCMWSYMIGGTLEQVFAEMTEPTRENFMEALRTVSDYQAPLMLEGTAVDTTEDGQPAVSSVVVQKYNGRGYDTVEAFE, from the coding sequence ATGAGCGAGTTCCACACGAAGACGTGGGGACGCCGGGCACGGGTGACGACCGTCGTCGCCGGCATCGGCATCCTCGCCCTGGTGGCCACGGGCTGTGCCCGCGGCGCGAACACCGGGGGCGGCGACGCGTCGGGCGACGCCGTCGCCGCGAGCCCCGGCATCACCGACGACAGCATCACGCTCGGCATCACCACACCGCTGTCGGGTCCGACCGCCGGCCCCGGCACCTGCACGGTGGCGGGCATCGAGGCCTACTTCGGTGCCGCGAACGCCGCGGGCGGCATCGAGTTCGGTGACGGCAACACCCGCACCGTCGAGATCGAGGCCCTGGACGACGCGTACGATCCGCAGCAGGCCGCGGCGAACTTCGAGCAGCTGAAGGACAGCGTGTTCGCCATGACCTCGGGTCTCGGCACGCCGACCAACCGCGCATGGCGCGAGGCGGCCATCGACGATGAGGTGCCCCAGGTGCTCATCATGACCGGTGACCCGCTGTTCTCCAACACCCAGGAGAGCCCCTGGCAGCTCGGCTTCGTTCCGATCTACCAGAACGAGGGCGCCGCGTTCGGTGAGCTGCTGGCCGCGTCGGGCGAAGACCACAAGGTTGCGATCCTCGCGCAGAACGACGACTACGGCGAGGGCTACGTCGAGGGCTTCAAAGAGGCGATCGAGGGCGCCGACAACGTCGAGATCGTCGAGGAGCTCACCTACGAGGCGACCGACACCTCGGTCGACGCGCAGCTGACCGAGCTCGCCGCCTCTGGCGCCGACGTCTTCTTCAACGCGATGTCCATCACTCCGCTGGTGATCTCGTCGCTGCAGAAGGCGCAGGAGCTCGGATGGCTCCCGTCGTGGTTCCTGCCCTCGAACACCTCCAGCCCGACGGCGATCCTCGAGCCGGGCGGGGCGACGGCGTTCCCGGGCGTGTACTCGGTGTCCTTCGCCAAGGCGCCCGCGAGCCCCGCGTTCGCCGAGGACGAGGACGTGCAGGACTTCCTCACCAACCTCGCCGAGTACGCCGACTACCCCGACATGCCGGCGTTCCCCCACTGCATGTGGAGCTACATGATCGGCGGCACGCTCGAGCAGGTGTTCGCGGAGATGACAGAGCCGACCCGCGAGAACTTCATGGAGGCGCTGCGGACGGTCTCCGACTACCAGGCACCGCTGATGCTCGAGGGCACCGCGGTCGACACGACCGAGGACGGCCAGCCCGCCGTCTCCAGCGTCGTGGTGCAGAAGTACAACGGCCGCGGCTACGACACGGTGGAGGCCTTCGAGTAA